The following are encoded together in the Plasmodium knowlesi strain H genome assembly, chromosome: 8 genome:
- a CDS encoding mRNA-capping enzyme subunit beta, putative: protein MVREAHELLDGSRPIPIDKITYELSQNIILAFDSNELGSSKDTQIEVETRIGFVIDKNKNRIRLPSNTDAIVENNYSDFSSGVDKHSFEYLLNYLHSLRGKDGNKWGANYGQVCNGVDKAHMLKVDKGTEGNACTDGTAQNGNRNIHPCYGEEKNSQRENYIYEFFSTKKVRSVDKYYVLQNENSRVRVTTYLDEDSGGENESMAKSLCKRNLNTWNIYMGNNKDYFDDDDDDTDEDDEENSKGKKKRKTDHGESEHPRSGDECVDYRIAINLEQTKRISKLFLSKLSPVHERVKERTSFINKFLGIQLDLTKIKTKDDGGEIYEIEIEILSKSILKAMSNLRYKNDSNYLLFICSNLINNARGICRELYNFRKRQTLGKEVALDDGGGKGMQSTYVHPSREKKKFEKYVHSVTPIIGDYMYRVVAKNEEKIHAILQEENLSNRSKIEALQKLIDIRRHNKKSVKKISETYAENRWRVVRTQGAQGEVVLVSEGSEGSEESDEMVEMENVEPTGFNFDNSSASGSEGGGDKGEKDNTKIDNSKYKNFYSDT from the coding sequence ATGGTGAGGGAGGCGCACGAGCTCCTGGACGGTAGTAGACCCATCCCCATCGATAAAATCACGTACGAGCTATCCCAGAATATCATCTTGGCATTTGACAGCAACGAACTGGGCTCAAGTAAAGACACGCAGATTGAAGTGGAGACAAGAATAGGCTTCGTAAtagacaaaaataaaaataggatTAGATTACCAAGCAACACAGATGCCATCGTAGAGAATAATTATTCCGATTTCTCCTCAGGGGTGGACAAACACTCCTTTGAGTATCTGCTAAATTATTTACACTCCCTGCGGGGAAAGGATGGGAACAAATGGGGCGCCAACTATGGGCAAGTCTGCAATGGGGTGGACAAGGCACATATGTTAAAGGTGGAcaaaggaacagaaggaaatGCGTGTACTGATGGAACGgcacaaaatgggaataGAAATATCCACCCATGTTatggagaagagaaaaatagccaaagggaaaattatatatatgaatttttttcaacaaaaaaGGTGAGAAGTGTAGATAAGTATTACGTTCTGCAAAATGAGAATTCTCGAGTTCGTGTTACAACTTATTTGGATGAAGACTCAGGTGGGGAAAACGAAAGTATGGCAAAGTCTCTGTGCAAAAGGAATTTAAATACGTGGAATATCTACATGGGCAATAATAAAGACTACtttgatgatgatgacgacgatactgatgaggatgatgaagagaatagcaaagggaagaagaaaaggaagactGACCACGGTGAGAGTGAGCATCCACGATCCGGCGACGAATGTGTAGATTATCGAATAGCGATTAATCTGGAGCAGACCAAACGAATAAGCAAATTATTTCTGTCAAAACTTTCGCCTGTACACgaaagagtaaaagaaaggACATCCttcataaataaatttttggGGATACAACTGGACTTAACCAAAATTAAAACGAAGGATGATGGAGGAGAAATTTACGAAATTGAAATTGAAATTCTTTCGAAGAGTATTTTAAAAGCTATGTCCAATTTACGCTATAAAAATGATTCaaattatttactttttatttgttcgaATTTGATAAATAATGCGCGGGGGATATGTAGGGAGTTGTATAATTTTAGGAAGAGGCAAACTTTGGGGAAAGAAGTCGCCTTGGATGATGGGGGGGGCAAGGGTATGCAAAGCACTTATGTACACCCAtcgagggaaaaaaagaaatttgaaaaatatgtgcacTCTGTCACCCCTATTATTGGCGACTACATGTACAGGGTTGTTgccaaaaatgaagaaaaaattcacgcAATACTGCAGGAGGAAAATTTATCCAACAGGAGCAAAATCGAGGCTTTGCAGAAACTTATCGACATCCGACGCCACAATAAGAAGTCAGTAAAGAAGATTAGCGAGACATATGCAGAGAATCGCTGGAGAGTTGTGCGTACGCAGGGTGCGCAGGGCGAGGTAGTATTGGTCAGCGAGGGGAGCGAAGGATCGGAAGAATCAGACGAAATGGTCGAAATGGAGAACGTGGAACCAACAGGATTCAATTTCGACAACAGCAGCGCTAGTGGCTCCGAAGGGGGAGGAGATAAAGGCGAAAAGGACAACACAAAGATCGATAACAGTAAATATAAGAATTTCTACAGCGATACGTAA
- a CDS encoding diacylglycerol O-acyltransferase, putative: protein MNHENDELKKFKGRPLFENVHRVKQTSLLSHKALDLDLKGFLNLAVILICTVNFRLILERIKKRGFVINFPNSKDVLKNLPLLICFVCLSVGLFFSWFIERHVTCWLLCQPCGGDEGVGGRKGFCGRFLREDKNNKMKELTNCEFIDHIGYSRASDEATNDGSVHSGGKSPSAVKRRGAKKGEEENLEEAVTEEDLPGGDAGGYLFSPFDNMQSWREKSNGWKNFHLSIFLLRCINSIFILLLPYLTVTHYDAEPFFSSILLTISIVWFFKIYSFHQVCYDTRKLYIDKVNLDNIKDPSFEIKCVKNYPHCLKLKDYFTYMLMPTLCFQYTYPRTEKTRWSRVVKYFIEAILLTVMIKIILEQYIFITIENTFTMKEFQSAHLTVKITHIIERMLKISIGTLYIWLIGFLIVFHHWCNILAEITRFDDRLFYKDWWNASSFAEYWRKWNLPIHYFVHRHINKPLIYYGFNRSFSMIIVFFISALLHEYLISIPLKLGFSGYIFFFFIGQIPLIQLTNNTYFKNHKTTGNSIFWIVFCITGQPLILFIYYYSWVSRKGILHR from the coding sequence ATGAATCATGAAAATgacgaattaaaaaaattcaaaggtAGACCTCTATTCGAAAACGTGCATCGAGTGAAACAGACGAGTCTCCTCTCCCACAAGGCCCTGGACCTGGACTTGAAGGGGTTCCTTAACCTGGCCGTAATATTAATATGTACAGTGAATTTCAGGCTGATTCTAGAGCGTATAAAGAAGCGCGGGTTCGTTATCAATTTTCCCAACAGTAAGGATGTCCTAAAGAATTTACCCCTCCTAATTTGTTTTGTATGTCTAAGCGTAGGTCTGTTTTTCAGTTGGTTTATAGAAAGGCACGTAACATGTTGGTTGTTGTGTCAACCGTGCGGTGGTGATGAGGGAGTCGGAGGGAGAAAGGGCTTTTGTGGGCGCTTCCTGCGTGAGGATAAAAATAACAAGATGAAGGAATTAACAAATTGTGAATTTATAGACCATATAGGTTACTCGCGTGCGAGTGATGAAGCGACAAATGATGGGAGTGTCCATAGCGGAGGGAAAAGCCCCTCGGCGGTGAAACGCAGAGgagcaaaaaagggggaagaggagAATCTTGAGGAGGCAGTaacagaagaagatttaCCAGGTGGAGATGCAGGAGGATACTTATTTAGTCCGTTTGACAACATGCAGAGTTGGAGAGAAAAATCGAATGGGTGGAAGAATTTCCatctgtccatttttttactaaGGTGCATAAATAGCATATTCATCCTTCTGTTACCATACTTAACGGTGACTCACTACGACGcagaaccttttttttcgtcaatCCTACTGACCATATCGATAGTCtggttttttaaaatatattcgtTTCACCAAGTGTGTTATGATACGAGGAAATTATACATCGATAAGGTGAATCTTGACAACATAAAGGACCCTTCCTTTGAAATAAAATGCGTGAAGAATTACCCTCACTGTTTGAAATTGAAGGATTACTTCACGTACATGCTTATGCCAACATTATGTTTCCAATACACATACCCAAGGACAGAGAAAACGAGATGGTCTCGCGTAGTCAAGTATTTCATTGAGGCAATTTTACTAACggtaatgataaaaataattctagaacagtatatatttataacaATAGAAAACACATTTACCATGAAGGAGTTCCAGTCAGCCCACTTGACCGTAAAAATTACGCACATAATAGAAAGGATGTTGAAGATATCTATAGGGACGTTATATATTTGGCTCATTGGTTTTTTAATTGTATTTCATCATTGGTGTAATATTCTGGCTGAAATAACCCGATTTGACGATAGGCTCTTTTACAAAGACTGGTGGAATGCTAGTTCCTTTGCAGAATATTGGAGGAAGTGGAACCTACCAATTCATTACTTTGTCCACAGACATATTAACAAGCCTCTCATTTATTACGGCTTTAACAGAAGCTTCTCCATGattatcgttttttttatttctgcttTGTTACACGAGTATTTAATTAGCATTCCTTTGAAGTTAGGTTTTTCtggatatatatttttcttttttattggACAAATTCCTTTGATACAGTTAACCAACAATacttattttaaaaatcacAAGACAACTGggaattcaattttttggaTTGTTTTTTGCATCACTGGCCAACCcctcattttgttcatttactACTATTCATGGGTCAGTCGCAAGGGCATTTTGCATCGCTGA
- a CDS encoding peptidyl-prolyl cis-trans isomerase, putative codes for MSRSKVFFDISIDNKSAGRIVFELFSDITPRTCENFRSLCVGDKVGSKGKNLHYKNSIFHRIIPQFMCQGGDITNGNGSGGESIYGRSFTDENFKMKHDQPGLLSMANAGPNTNSSQFFITLVPCPWLDGKHVVFGKVIEGMSVVRDMEKEGANSGYVKRPVVVTNCGEI; via the coding sequence ATGAGTAGGAGCAAAGTTTTCTTTGATATTTCCATTGACAACAAAAGTGCTGGAAGAATCGTATTCGAGCTGTTCAGTGACATCACCCCCAGAacatgtgaaaattttagGTCCCTATGTGTAGgagataaggtaggttctaAGGGAAAGAACCTACATTACAAGAATTCCATTTTCCATCGAATTATTCCTCAGTTTATGTGCCAAGGAGGAGACATAACAAATGGAAACGGATCGGGTGGAGAATCCATATATGGAAGATCCTTCactgatgaaaattttaaaatgaagcATGACCAACCAGGATTACTCTCTATGGCTAATGCAGGACCAAACACGAATTCCTCACAGTTTTTTATCACCTTGGTTCCATGCCCATGGTTAGATGGAAAGCACGTTGTTTTTGGAAAGGTTATCGAGGGAATGTCCGTTGTCAGGGatatggaaaaagaaggtgcaAATAGCGGTTATGTCAAAAGGCCAGTTGTCGTGACCAACTGTGGTGAGATTTAA